AGCGTGACGCCGAGGCCGTACAGGTCGGCGCGCGCGTCGATCTCGCCGCCGAGCGTCTGCTCGGGAGCCATGTAGTAGGGCGTGCCGCCGATCAGGCTCGCGCTGCGGCGCACCTCTTCCGCCACCTTCGCGAGCCCGAAGTCCATGATCTTGACGCGCTGGTCGGGGGACACGAACAGGTTCGCCGTCTTCACGTCGCGGTGGACGATGCCGCGCTCGTGCGCGTACTGCAGGCCCGCGCACACCTGCCATCCGATGTGCGCGATCTCGCTCGAAGCGAGGCGACCTCGCCGGCGCAGCAGCTGGTGGAGCGGCTGGCCGTCGAGCAGCTCCATCGTGATGAACAGCGTGCCGTCCTCCTGGTCGGCGTCGAAGACGGTGACGATGTTCGGGTGGTTGAGCGAAGCCGCGGCGCGCGCCTCGCGCAGGAAGAGCTCGACCGCGCGCGGATGGTCGCGCAGCGAGTCGGAGAGCCGCTTCAGCGCGACGACGCGCCCGAGGCGCCGGTCGCGCGCGCGCCACACGACGCCCATCCCGCCGCGCCCGATCTCCTCGATCAGCTCGTAGCGCTGGTCGGCGAGCAGGATGGTGGGAGCGAGGCCGGCGTCGTCGCCGAGCAGCGCGATCGGGACGTGGCGCTTCGCGCTGCGCGCCTTGCGCAGCTGCTCGGTGCGCGTCGCGAGGTTCGGGTAGCTCGGATCCTGCAGGCGCAGCGTCTCGAGCACGTCGAGCGCGCTCTCGATGTCGCCCGCGCGCTCGTGCAGGTCGGCGAGGCGGGCATAGAGCTCGGCCGGTGCGCCGCCGGGCTTCGTCACCGCGAAGTAGTCGGACAGCTTGCGCGCCGCGAGGTCGAAGTGGCGCTCGCGCTCGAACGTGTCGGTGAGCAGAAGGCACGCGTCCGCGTAGTTCGGATCGTCGGGCGCGACGCGCTGGAGCAGCCGGATGCCGCGCGTGGGGAGGTCGTGCTCGAGCGCCGTGCGCGCGGCCTCGAACACGTCGCCCCGCCGCTCGAGCGCCTCGACCCAGCTCGCCGCGTCGCCCGCCTCGCGGTAGCAGGCGATGGCGCTGTCGAAGTCGCGCGCCTGCTCGAACGCGCGGCCCGCCCGCACCGGGTCGCCCGCGATCTGGAACATCTCGGCGGCCGACACCGGGTCGTCGGCGCGACCGAAGAGCTCGCCCGCGTGGGCGTAGTTGCGCAGCTGTGCGTGCAGCT
This genomic interval from Myxococcota bacterium contains the following:
- a CDS encoding protein kinase, with the translated sequence MRDLARSLAASARARGAAALDAVAPARDAAARALSNAGALRAALASLAALALVALLARVLRRRGDLVVHLTYPAELRATFRVRIDRHRRSWKRRMPESDAEILKGGVASAREHHLVARETPFRRLPCRRYFVTVDGVLQDPHTGEVLEHPFAQTTANVLHRRTVRCDLDVTPAAAPVDVVIAWDGQAPREAIVAARGHAKGPVEVEGGRVRLRLPLGTHAIVVGSGDRVAERRVAVRSHLPSAVDVELGQGGAVVFKACPPAVEPYVAGRIEAAAQALARDGQSGAAHRLLARRNAELGRTAEAALHHEAAGDFLEAAELHAQLRNYAHAGELFGRADDPVSAAEMFQIAGDPVRAGRAFEQARDFDSAIACYREAGDAASWVEALERRGDVFEAARTALEHDLPTRGIRLLQRVAPDDPNYADACLLLTDTFERERHFDLAARKLSDYFAVTKPGGAPAELYARLADLHERAGDIESALDVLETLRLQDPSYPNLATRTEQLRKARSAKRHVPIALLGDDAGLAPTILLADQRYELIEEIGRGGMGVVWRARDRRLGRVVALKRLSDSLRDHPRAVELFLREARAAASLNHPNIVTVFDADQEDGTLFITMELLDGQPLHQLLRRRGRLASSEIAHIGWQVCAGLQYAHERGIVHRDVKTANLFVSPDQRVKIMDFGLAKVAEEVRRSASLIGGTPYYMAPEQTLGGEIDARADLYGLGVTLFELATGRVPFPDGDPQHHSRHTAPPDPRELAPDVDDTLAALVLELLAKDPDARPASAAEVARRLAPLDPLRPAERTAPSASN